The genomic DNA TTGTAGTAGATGGCGCCGGCCTTCTGCACGCCAATGCCCGTCACGGCCGTGGTCGACTTGCCGCGCGGGTGCGTGCCACCACGCGAGAGCAGCGTGAAGGCCAGGTTGGCGATGCCCGAGCTGTAGTGCACGTCCTTGCTGCCCGCGCTGCTGGTCCAGTAGTCCAGCGACACGCCGTCCTTCGCCGGGTCGTACATGTAGCGGAGCGCGTCACCCGGGGTGGCCGGCGTCCAGATGTCGTCGCCCACCATGAACACCGCGTTGGTGGTGGCCCAGGTGCCCGAGGCGTAGCTCTCGCAGTAGGCGCCGAAGATGTCGCTCATCGCCTCGTTGAGGCCACCGGACTCGCCCGAGTACGTCAGGTTGGACTCGTTCTCGGTCACCGCGTGGGTGAGCTCGTGCGTGGTCACGTCCGCCGACAGGCCCAGCATGCCCGAGTCCGTGCCGTTGCCGTCGCCGTACACCATCTGGCTGCCGTTCCAGAAGGCGTTCACGTAGTTGCTGCTGTAGTGCACCGTGCTCTTGAGCTGCGCGCCCCTGTTGTCGAGCGAGTCACGGTTGAAGTTGTTCTTGTAGCAGTTGTAGGTGCCACCCAGCGCGTCGTAGTTGCCGTCGACGTGCGCGTCACCCGTGGCCGCTCCGCCCTCGGAGCGCTTGAGCGTACCGGGCAGGCTCGTCCGGTTGCTGGCCGTGTACACGGCGCGGTTGATGGCGGTGTGAATCTTGGAGTGACGGGTGACGATGGCGCCGTCCTGGGCGCTCACGTACACGAGCTCGCGGATGGGCATCTCGTCACGGGCCTCGCCGACGACGGTGGCCTCGTAGGCCAGCTTGAGCAGACCATCCACGGGCGAGCGCACGTACACCAGGCGCATGCCCTCCAGCTCGATGTGACGGCCCGCGGTGCTGTCCAGGGCGGCGACCTTGGCGGCCTCCTCCGAGATGCGCGCCTTGGCGGAGACAATCTCCCCGTCACGCGCCGTGCCGTTGGCGGCGATGATGGTGTTGTCCGCGCCGATGTGGACGATGAGCTCCTCGTTCACCACGGGCAGGCCATTCTTCGTCTGGCCG from Melittangium boletus DSM 14713 includes the following:
- a CDS encoding M4 family metallopeptidase; the encoded protein is MVRTPRFLAAALLALPLAACEVDNTQLPENEQKVDSLGDIHAALAALPAAQVAGAELDGTPYMITGKLGVASGAVQGLAANSSGRLSQALPGIASVFRVNAADLIAKRSRTDEQGVTHVRYGQTKNGLPVVNEELIVHIGADNTIIAANGTARDGEIVSAKARISEEAAKVAALDSTAGRHIELEGMRLVYVRSPVDGLLKLAYEATVVGEARDEMPIRELVYVSAQDGAIVTRHSKIHTAINRAVYTASNRTSLPGTLKRSEGGAATGDAHVDGNYDALGGTYNCYKNNFNRDSLDNRGAQLKSTVHYSSNYVNAFWNGSQMVYGDGNGTDSGMLGLSADVTTHELTHAVTENESNLTYSGESGGLNEAMSDIFGAYCESYASGTWATTNAVFMVGDDIWTPATPGDALRYMYDPAKDGVSLDYWTSSAGSKDVHYSSGIANLAFTLLSRGGTHPRGKSTTAVTGIGVQKAGAIYYKANSEYFTASTNYTQAKTYLEQAATALYGAGSAEVASVTASLVAVGVGAPVTPPTGQLVQTNLSAAKNASLSYYLDVPASKASTFTITGGSGDADLYVRAGSAPTTSTYDCRPYKSGNEESCSIAAKTSATRVYVMIRAYSAFSGLTLVGKY